From Vreelandella neptunia, the proteins below share one genomic window:
- a CDS encoding TonB-dependent siderophore receptor translates to MPRLPFARRPLARSISALIPVTAALFCVSTYAQEETTSNDTVVVTATALKVDTPLVETPRPVSSVDREELETRNVQQLDETFRYRAGVLSGHYGSDNNTDWFKVRGFDQSTYQDGLRIYREGFYQWLPEPYGLERVDVFKGPSSILYGEAPPGGLINAVSKRPTETPQGEVNLQLGNRNHRQVGVDTSGPVGESDDVRYRLVGLYKERDGDLDATNNERYYFAPSLAVDFSDDTTVTFLASVQKDDGVPVNSFKLPYGTVDNTPFGRVDPQTNLSEPGYDKDERTQWALGYELRHSLNDTWRFEQDLRYSELDLELRSTYAFFMADERQAARGHVYRDGSIDSWTVDNRMVGTWYTDRTENTLLLGADYQNLGVSGQEADPFPFGDPIDIFNPTYGNFTPVGADDLLTREIDKEQTGLYAQNQLRIDDRWVLLGGVRYDQAETENSNLTAGTTQRSDDDQVSWSGGAMYLGENGVNPYISYTESFDPLGRVDSDGELYDPREGRQWEAGVKVAPFGWDGYVTAALFDLEESNTLVNSPAGFQVQEGERTSQGFELEGVGYLTDDLKVTAAYTYTDSRLEDDDRAPLIPRHQASTWLDYAFTGGALNGVTLGGGVRYVGSTVDTSVADNTAVDSYTLVDAMVGYEFADGWQAQVNVNNLTDKEYVASCEYWCYYGESRSVIGSVKYSW, encoded by the coding sequence ATGCCTCGTCTGCCGTTTGCTCGTCGTCCTTTGGCGCGCTCTATTTCCGCACTGATCCCCGTCACTGCGGCGCTCTTTTGCGTATCTACCTATGCTCAGGAAGAAACCACTTCCAACGATACCGTGGTGGTCACGGCCACGGCGCTAAAAGTCGATACCCCGCTAGTAGAGACGCCACGTCCGGTCTCAAGCGTTGACCGTGAAGAGTTGGAAACCCGTAACGTCCAACAGCTGGATGAAACGTTCCGCTATCGCGCGGGCGTGCTGTCGGGCCATTACGGTAGCGACAACAATACCGATTGGTTCAAGGTGCGCGGTTTTGATCAATCGACTTACCAAGATGGTCTGCGTATCTACCGCGAAGGATTTTATCAGTGGTTGCCCGAGCCTTATGGCTTGGAACGAGTGGATGTCTTCAAAGGCCCCTCATCGATTCTTTACGGCGAGGCTCCTCCTGGCGGTTTGATTAATGCGGTGAGCAAGCGCCCGACCGAAACACCCCAAGGCGAGGTGAACCTGCAGCTCGGTAACCGCAACCATCGCCAAGTCGGGGTTGATACCAGTGGCCCGGTGGGGGAGTCTGACGATGTACGCTATCGCTTAGTGGGTCTTTATAAAGAGCGCGATGGCGATTTAGACGCCACAAATAACGAGCGCTACTACTTTGCCCCGAGCCTGGCGGTAGACTTCAGCGACGATACGACCGTCACGTTCCTGGCCAGCGTGCAAAAAGACGATGGCGTCCCGGTGAATTCCTTCAAGCTGCCCTATGGCACCGTGGATAACACGCCCTTTGGTCGTGTCGACCCGCAAACCAACCTCAGCGAGCCGGGTTATGATAAAGATGAGCGCACCCAGTGGGCATTAGGTTACGAGCTGCGCCATAGCCTTAACGATACCTGGCGCTTCGAGCAGGATTTACGCTACAGCGAGCTGGATTTGGAGCTGCGCAGCACCTACGCCTTCTTTATGGCTGATGAGCGGCAGGCGGCCCGCGGCCATGTTTACCGTGATGGCTCAATCGACAGCTGGACAGTCGATAACCGTATGGTAGGGACTTGGTACACCGACCGCACCGAGAACACCTTATTGCTGGGAGCGGATTATCAAAACCTCGGCGTGAGCGGCCAAGAAGCGGATCCTTTCCCCTTCGGTGACCCTATCGATATCTTCAACCCCACTTATGGCAACTTTACCCCGGTAGGAGCGGATGATCTTCTCACCCGCGAAATCGACAAAGAGCAAACCGGCTTATATGCACAGAACCAGTTACGTATTGATGACCGCTGGGTGTTGCTGGGCGGTGTGCGCTATGACCAAGCAGAAACCGAAAACAGTAACTTAACGGCGGGAACGACCCAGCGTTCGGATGACGATCAAGTATCTTGGTCGGGTGGTGCTATGTACCTGGGTGAAAATGGTGTTAACCCCTACATAAGCTACACCGAGTCCTTTGACCCGCTGGGCCGGGTGGACAGCGATGGCGAGCTTTATGATCCTCGCGAAGGTCGCCAGTGGGAAGCCGGTGTGAAGGTAGCTCCCTTCGGTTGGGATGGTTACGTAACGGCGGCGCTGTTCGATTTGGAAGAGAGCAATACGCTGGTGAACTCTCCCGCAGGTTTCCAGGTGCAAGAAGGTGAACGCACCTCGCAGGGCTTCGAGCTGGAAGGCGTTGGCTACCTTACCGATGACTTGAAAGTCACCGCGGCTTACACCTATACCGATTCTCGCCTGGAAGATGATGACCGTGCGCCGTTAATCCCGCGCCACCAGGCATCAACTTGGTTGGATTACGCCTTCACCGGCGGCGCGTTAAATGGCGTGACCCTGGGTGGTGGTGTGCGTTATGTGGGCAGCACCGTTGATACCAGCGTCGCCGACAACACGGCAGTGGATAGCTACACCCTGGTCGATGCCATGGTGGGCTATGAGTTTGCTGACGGTTGGCAGGCCCAGGTCAACGTCAACAACCTCACCGATAAAGAGTACGTGGCCAGCTGTGAGTACTGGTGCTACTACGGTGAATCCCGCAGTGTGATTGGCAGCGTTAAATATAGCTGGTAA